The Flavobacterium johnsoniae UW101 genomic interval CATGCCTGCTCATCAAAAGGTTTTGTCTGGTTTAAGATGTGTACATACTCATGCTGAATTGTATGGATAAATCTAGTTACATCTGCTCTGCTTTTTCTATTTAAATAATCTAATTCAAAAAGCGTAACTCTCTGTCCTCCTTCTGCAATACCTAATGTAACTGTACCAGATGTATTTAAGTTAGTTCCTCCTACTAATACAAATTCTCTAGGTGAAATTTTCTTAACGAAATCTGCTCCTCCAATAGTCGAATAACTATCAATCCAGATTGCTTTTACAACTTCCATTGCTGGTTTTACTCTGTCTACTGTAGGAGGAAACAAAAAGCGATTGTTATCTACTAAGTTTTGGTTCCATTCATAATACACTTTTATGTTATATGGATTTAAAAAACTTGTTTCAATCCAGGTATCCAGTTCTGTTTTATTACGAACTGTATAATCTAACTGAGTTTCTTTTGGCTGATCTTCCTGAGCACAAGCAGCAAACAACATTGATACTGAAATCATTGCAACTGCTCTATATTTTTGTAATATTTTCATAATCATTAATGTTAAATTTTTATCTAGGATTTTTTTCGATTCCGTTATCAGATGCTCTTTGAGGTATTTGCAACGCTCTTCGTTTGTCATCTTTAACTAAAACATTAGTCCTAACTGCTTTTCCATTTTCTTTAGTAATATGTTCTACTACAAGGTTAAAACGTTTAATATCAAACCATCTTAATCCTTCCTGGATATACTCTCTTCTTCTTGCTTCTGCAATTGCTTTGATGTATGATGCCTGCAAAGGACTTAAAGTATAGAATGGTGTGTACTCGTCTGCAATAACCGGATACATAGCTGCAATGTTTGCTTCTGTAATTTTATCAGTTGCCGCATTATATCCTTGTGTTCTAAGACTGAAGAGATATTCTAATCCTGCATTAGCTTCTGCAAACTGATTTTTCATT includes:
- a CDS encoding zinc-binding metallopeptidase — translated: MKILQKYRAVAMISVSMLFAACAQEDQPKETQLDYTVRNKTELDTWIETSFLNPYNIKVYYEWNQNLVDNNRFLFPPTVDRVKPAMEVVKAIWIDSYSTIGGADFVKKISPREFVLVGGTNLNTSGTVTLGIAEGGQRVTLFELDYLNRKSRADVTRFIHTIQHEYVHILNQTKPFDEQAWAKLTPAGYTSSWYIYTDAASRALGFITNYARLNIYEDFAETASIILTSSKAEYDAILASVTDATAKANLKKKEAIVVQYYKDNFGMDFYALRDEAQKNTTTVINN